The Desulfosoma caldarium nucleotide sequence CGGCTGGATCTACCTGATACTCACTCGTTCGTACACCCAAGAGTTCCAACGAAGCCTCGATATGGAGACGGCCCAAATCCAGCTCAGCCTCCAAGAGCGCCTCAACTTTGCGATGGACAGACTCCGCTCGTGCGCCATGAACAATGCTCTTCGAGTGTCCTTGATGCTCGGGCTATCCCAACAAATCGACGAGCATCTCCGTCAGCATTACACCCCAAAGGGCAGCGGGATTCACATCTTCGTCCAGGACGCTGAAACGGGGCGTGTTTATGGCATGCCGCAAGACGGAGACATGGTAAGCCTTCAACTTTCTGAAGAACACGTCTCGTCCTTTTTCGCCTTTGGGCCCAAGATCTTTCCGTTTTTTCTTTCTAATCATTGCCTGTTTGTGGCCACATGGCCCATTCAGCGAAAGAACGAGCTACTGGGGACCGCCCTGTTGATCTACAACATCCAAGGCGACAGCAGATTCGGGTCCCTTTACCGCCCAGGAACAGCTCCGGTGCTGGGCTTTTGGAAGGGATTCAACTTTGTAGATGTTCTGACCGGGAACGAGATCTCTGGAAGGTTTATTCAAAGAGACAAAATAGGCCCTTTGTCTTTACTAAAACTTTCGACAAAGCCCAGTTATACCACTTTACCTCTGAGGAAGACCGAATTTGGACTTCATGCGGCCTTCTCCCTGGAGCCGCTGTCGCAACGTTTTTTCACGTTGCTGCAGACCTTTGGATTGCTTTTTCTTGTGGTTCTTGGCGCCACATGTTTGGTGGGGTTTCTTATCTACCGGCGCATGCATGACCCTTTGCAATCCTTACTCCACCACACCGAACAACTGGCAAGCAACCCGTCCCCGCATTTCATTGAGGAGGAAAAGATTCCTTTCTGGGAGTTTCGCACATTTGCAGCCTCCTTTAATACCATGCTTCGAAGTTTCCTGGAGCTGCAACGGCGCTTTGCCGAGCGAGCCGAAGAAAAACTGAAGGCGTCCGAGGAGCGGTACCAAGAGCTTGTGGAAACCCTACCCATAGGCATTGTGACCCTCGATGCCGGCGGTCGGTTCTTGTTTGCCAATCCGGCGGCGCTTTTCATCATGGGCTACGAACCCCAAGAGCTCAAAACCTTGACGCTGCAGCAGGTGATGGCATTCAAGCGCTCCGTCAGCGACTCCATGGAGGCAACCTGGAACAGCCGCGCAGGCCGTCAAAGCTCATCCCCGTTGATGACGCCTGGGCACAACGAAACCTCGGAGCCTCCTTTAAAAGACATGTCCGGCCCTTTTCCTGGGTGCCTTAGCGAGACGGATGCTGCGGAAGGTCCACTGGAGGCGGATCTGCGGCGCCCGGACGGCCGCACGGTGAGGGTGGAAACCTATTTCCGTGCAACACGTGTGGGTCCTGAGGACGTCTTGTTGCTCACTTTCTTTGACGTCACCCAGCGCAAGACGGCCGAAGAAAGCCGACGGCGTTTCATGACGGCCATTGAACAGGTGCCCGAACCCATTATTATCACAGACAAGGATCGCCGTGTCGTCTATGCCAATCCGGCCTTTGAGACCGTTTTCGGCTATGATCCCAAAGCGGTGATCGGACAGGACATGAGATCTCTTGTGGGAACGTCACAAAGTCAGTGGGCCTACGCCCAAGTGGAACAAGCTTTGCGGCACGGACAAACCTGGAAAGGCTTGCTGGTTAATCGGACGGCGTCCGGGGCTGAGATTGAGACAAGAACGAGCATCACACCCATTAAGGATGAGGACGGGGAGCTGAAATACATCGTCTATGTCAAACGGGATGTCACCGAGGAGCAGCAGCTGGAGAGGCGGCTTCGGCAGACACAAAAGCTGCAGGCCATCGGCACGCTGGCCGGCGGTATCGCCCACGATTTCAACAACATCCTTATGATCATTTTGGGAAATGCCCAAATGGCCATGAGGTTGGCCCAAAATGAAAAAGTGCATCGGCCGCTGGAAAGAATTCTTCAGGCCTCTCAGCGAGCTTCGGACATGGTGCGCCAAATCCTCACCTTCAGTCGAAGCGAGGATCGCCCGTTCCAAAGTGTGCGCTTAAAGAGCGTGGTTCAAGAAGCGTTGCAATTGTTGCGCGGCTCGTTGCCGGCCACGATTCGCATGGAAACGCACCTGGACGTCACCGATGATCTGGTCTTTGGCGATGCGACGCAGTTGCACCAAGTGATCATGAACTTGGGCACCAATGCCGCCTACGCCATGCGCGATGCCCACGGTCTTCTAAGTGTGTCGCTACGAGAAGAGGACTTGTCGGAGCCACGTTTGGCCCAAGCGCTGGGTGTGGCCCCGGGCATGTATCTGTGCCTGAGTGTCACGGACACCGGGCCGGGTATTCCGCCGGACCTTCTGGACCGCATCTTTGAGCCCTTTTTTACCACCAAACCTTTGGGAGAAGGAACGGGTTTGGGCTTGTCCGTGGTCCACGGCATTGTTCGAACCCACAAAGGGGGCATCGACGTGCACAGCGAGCCGGGCAAGGGGACCACCTTTCGTGTCTATTTGCCTAAGGGCGCAGCGGCTCGCACAGACCCTGTGATGGATAAGAACCGTATACGCGTCGCGTCGAAAAGGATTCTGGTGGTGGATGATGAGGAGATGGTTCGTGAGGTTCTAACGGATCTGCTCACAGCGGAGGCCCATCATGTGACGGCGGCGGCCTCCGCCCAGGACGCCATCGAACTTCTGGCATCGCCCGAGACTCCACCCTTTGATCTCATCCTTGTGGATCAAACCATGCCGCACATGACAGGCTTGGAATTCCTTGCGAAGATCAGAGAATATGGCAACCAGGTGCCTGCTGTGCTCTGTTCTGGAAACCCTCAAGACGTTTCCCCCGAGATCAAAAGATCTCTGAGCATTCACGGCGTCCTGACGAAACCCTTTTCCGTGGACATGCTTCATGCCGTCCTCGCGCAGCTTTTCGGCTCAGAATCTCACTCTTTATGAGAAATCTGTGTCCATTATGGAAGGGGCGCATGTGGCGAGACCGCATAGGCCGAAGGCTGCGCATCGGGAAAGTCGTCCGTCGAAGCAGCGCACGTCGCGAAATGGCATCGCGCCATGCGCCGCTTCGACTATCGAAACACAGAGGGTTTTCTCGGACGGCTTCTTGGAGGCCGTCCGAGCCCTTAAGACTAATCCCTTTTTGGACCGACCCCCTTAGAAATCGCCGAAGTCTTCATCAAACGGGATGAGCTCTTCGGGCTTTTGCGGCTTTGACGTCTTGGGTGAACTTATTGGACCTTTTCCGTTGCCCGCCTTTGACCCGGTCACGGATGGTGTGCGCGGCGTGTGATCTGCTGAGGTCCTTGTCTTTTCATGAAAAACACGTGCCGTTTCGGCGGGTTCTCGGCGCCTCTTCCCGATCCGAAACCTCCAGTCTTGGCCGTTCGCCCCGACCAATGCGGCCAGGCGCGTCACGTATTGGCGCATCTGCTCGGCCTGGGCGTTCAATTCCTCCGCCGCCGAAGCCGATTCCTCCGCATTCGCGGCATTTCTCTGCACCACCTTGTCCATTTCCGCCACGGCACGGTTCACCTGGTCGATACCTTCCGCCTGTTCGCCGGAGGCCGCGGCGATCTCTCCCATCAGTTCCCCGATTCGGCCTGACCCTTGGGCAACTTGGCTAAAGGCATTATTGGCTTCTCCAAGCGCACGATCGCCCTGATGCACCTTGTTGACCGTATCTTCAATGAGCTGGGCCGTGGTTCGAGCGGCCTCAGCGGCGCGCATCGCCAGATTGCGCA carries:
- a CDS encoding PAS domain S-box protein, giving the protein MARTSVPRYSRFVLLSLLAFETVSMALLLGWIYLILTRSYTQEFQRSLDMETAQIQLSLQERLNFAMDRLRSCAMNNALRVSLMLGLSQQIDEHLRQHYTPKGSGIHIFVQDAETGRVYGMPQDGDMVSLQLSEEHVSSFFAFGPKIFPFFLSNHCLFVATWPIQRKNELLGTALLIYNIQGDSRFGSLYRPGTAPVLGFWKGFNFVDVLTGNEISGRFIQRDKIGPLSLLKLSTKPSYTTLPLRKTEFGLHAAFSLEPLSQRFFTLLQTFGLLFLVVLGATCLVGFLIYRRMHDPLQSLLHHTEQLASNPSPHFIEEEKIPFWEFRTFAASFNTMLRSFLELQRRFAERAEEKLKASEERYQELVETLPIGIVTLDAGGRFLFANPAALFIMGYEPQELKTLTLQQVMAFKRSVSDSMEATWNSRAGRQSSSPLMTPGHNETSEPPLKDMSGPFPGCLSETDAAEGPLEADLRRPDGRTVRVETYFRATRVGPEDVLLLTFFDVTQRKTAEESRRRFMTAIEQVPEPIIITDKDRRVVYANPAFETVFGYDPKAVIGQDMRSLVGTSQSQWAYAQVEQALRHGQTWKGLLVNRTASGAEIETRTSITPIKDEDGELKYIVYVKRDVTEEQQLERRLRQTQKLQAIGTLAGGIAHDFNNILMIILGNAQMAMRLAQNEKVHRPLERILQASQRASDMVRQILTFSRSEDRPFQSVRLKSVVQEALQLLRGSLPATIRMETHLDVTDDLVFGDATQLHQVIMNLGTNAAYAMRDAHGLLSVSLREEDLSEPRLAQALGVAPGMYLCLSVTDTGPGIPPDLLDRIFEPFFTTKPLGEGTGLGLSVVHGIVRTHKGGIDVHSEPGKGTTFRVYLPKGAAARTDPVMDKNRIRVASKRILVVDDEEMVREVLTDLLTAEAHHVTAAASAQDAIELLASPETPPFDLILVDQTMPHMTGLEFLAKIREYGNQVPAVLCSGNPQDVSPEIKRSLSIHGVLTKPFSVDMLHAVLAQLFGSESHSL